The Deltaproteobacteria bacterium genome includes a window with the following:
- a CDS encoding ABC transporter ATP-binding protein, whose amino-acid sequence MTAFALNSENLKKSFGNVKAVDGLSLSVEPGEIYALVGPDGAGKTTTMRLLASIMDPDSGHAWVNGHDTVTEAEKVKESIGYMSQRFGLYPDLTVRENLVFYADIQGVSKKVRKERMERLLGFSNLTPFKDRLAGNLSGGMKQKLGLACALIHSPRVLLLDEPTNGVDPVSRRDFWRILYQLLKEGVTVFVSTAYLDEAERANRVGLIHRGRLLATGTPAEVKGLMEGEILEVTAAVPRRAAALMREKFSHNSVSLFGDRVHLVTKSLSDDSRQVKSLLNGEGMEIVSMKKIEPGLEDVFVSVLAKMDEA is encoded by the coding sequence ATGACGGCCTTTGCACTTAATTCGGAAAACCTGAAAAAGAGCTTCGGAAACGTGAAGGCCGTGGACGGGCTTTCGCTATCGGTTGAGCCGGGGGAAATCTACGCCCTGGTAGGGCCGGACGGTGCGGGCAAGACCACCACCATGAGGCTTTTGGCGTCCATCATGGACCCCGATTCAGGCCATGCATGGGTCAACGGGCATGACACCGTTACCGAAGCCGAAAAAGTCAAGGAATCAATCGGGTACATGAGCCAGCGCTTCGGCCTTTACCCTGACCTCACCGTGCGGGAAAACCTGGTTTTTTACGCGGACATCCAAGGCGTTTCCAAAAAGGTGAGAAAGGAGCGCATGGAGCGCCTCCTTGGCTTCTCCAACCTTACTCCCTTCAAGGACCGGCTGGCCGGAAACCTTTCGGGCGGAATGAAGCAAAAACTGGGCCTTGCCTGCGCCCTCATACACTCCCCAAGGGTGCTTCTTCTCGATGAGCCCACCAACGGCGTCGACCCTGTTAGCCGCCGGGATTTCTGGCGAATCCTCTACCAGCTTTTAAAGGAGGGCGTCACGGTTTTCGTCTCAACCGCCTATCTCGACGAGGCCGAACGGGCCAACCGGGTTGGCCTCATCCACCGGGGCCGACTTCTGGCCACCGGCACCCCGGCTGAAGTAAAGGGCCTCATGGAGGGCGAAATACTTGAAGTCACCGCCGCAGTGCCGCGCAGGGCCGCCGCCCTCATGCGGGAAAAATTCAGCCATAACTCGGTGAGCCTTTTCGGGGACAGGGTCCATCTGGTGACAAAAAGCCTTTCAGATGACAGTCGGCAGGTGAAAAGCCTCTTAAACGGCGAGGGCATGGAGATTGTCTCCATGAAGAAAATCGAACCGGGGCTTGAGGACGTATTTGTTTCGGTTCTGGCGAAAATGGATGAGGCCTGA
- a CDS encoding TetR/AcrR family transcriptional regulator produces MRARKLDTLKRKGQIARAALDLLGRDGLESLSIAAVAEKVGIVPSAVYRHFASKDAILDAILDLLNTFFKDIVTDSRNQYPDPLGRLCEIIRRHAKFLTENQGLPAIVAAEIIFGEQPKRKARFHKVFTAYLEDIETIIREGQAGGLIRPDVSPRAASLLLLGIDAPAAALWKASDGAYDMLAHVEEALPIYLAGISVRPQTDGSKGSSS; encoded by the coding sequence ATGCGCGCACGAAAGCTGGACACGCTGAAACGAAAGGGGCAGATCGCCCGCGCGGCCCTGGACCTTCTGGGAAGGGACGGGCTGGAAAGCCTTTCCATCGCAGCAGTGGCCGAAAAGGTTGGCATAGTGCCATCCGCCGTGTACCGGCACTTCGCCAGCAAGGATGCCATTCTGGACGCCATTCTGGACCTTCTTAACACTTTCTTCAAAGACATAGTCACCGATTCGCGCAATCAGTATCCCGATCCCCTGGGCAGGTTGTGCGAAATCATCAGGCGGCACGCGAAATTCCTCACCGAAAACCAGGGGCTTCCGGCCATAGTGGCCGCTGAAATCATTTTCGGCGAGCAGCCCAAGCGCAAGGCGAGATTCCACAAGGTATTCACAGCCTACCTGGAAGACATCGAAACCATCATCAGAGAGGGGCAGGCCGGGGGGCTCATCCGCCCGGACGTCTCTCCCAGGGCCGCGTCCCTCCTGCTCCTGGGAATCGACGCGCCCGCTGCGGCCCTGTGGAAGGCCAGCGATGGGGCCTACGACATGCTGGCCCACGTTGAAGAAGCTCTGCCCATCTATCTTGCCGGAATATCGGTCAGGCCCCAAACGGATGGCTCAAAAGGCTCAAGTTCATGA
- a CDS encoding B12-binding domain-containing radical SAM protein produces the protein MRAAFVFNPFAYKIHEENLRIVQRYFGLFPPLSMSWVAAIAEKAGHDVAFIDARTLALTPDEVVARLRIFKPDIVGFMMTTYMFRETLEWIRAVKAGLPKVRIVVGGYNLRVYPKESVMPDEIDYGCFNSAYNMFPALLAALENNTPLDDVPGLIYKKNGKVIETVYGEDPDFDLYPNPARHLLPNELYAEFPTERKNFTVMVTSKGCPMNCLFCEARRTTYNPRSVETVLNEIEECVNIHGIREIDFFDYEFLIDRKRAEGIFDGIIERKIDILWACRARIDSVSEELLKKMKAAGCGRIYMGLEAGDQQMLDRVNKGITLDQVRHAVKLTKSHGIKTLGFFMTGLPGETRATVEKTVKFAMSLGLDYVQFSKTTAKPLSQLWFDLVQESGYDYWKEYILGNAVEAQLPRPWTALTNDEVDELTRMAYQRFHSRPFFLLKHALAVKSFDEFRRKFFAWLSMQFSQEKVSRKDEHFSAYAENERKREKYKKKGGEK, from the coding sequence ATGCGCGCAGCCTTTGTGTTCAACCCCTTCGCCTACAAGATTCACGAGGAAAACCTTCGTATAGTCCAGCGTTATTTCGGCCTTTTTCCGCCCCTTTCGATGAGTTGGGTGGCGGCAATAGCCGAAAAAGCCGGGCACGACGTGGCCTTTATCGACGCCCGGACCCTGGCCCTTACGCCCGACGAGGTGGTGGCGCGCCTTCGCATATTCAAGCCGGACATCGTGGGCTTCATGATGACCACCTACATGTTTCGGGAAACCCTCGAATGGATAAGGGCGGTGAAGGCCGGGCTTCCCAAGGTGCGGATAGTGGTGGGCGGGTACAATCTGAGGGTCTATCCCAAAGAATCGGTGATGCCGGACGAGATCGACTACGGCTGTTTCAACTCGGCCTACAACATGTTTCCGGCCCTGCTTGCGGCCCTTGAGAACAACACGCCGCTGGATGATGTACCGGGCCTCATCTACAAGAAAAACGGCAAGGTGATCGAAACCGTTTACGGCGAAGACCCGGATTTCGACCTCTACCCCAACCCGGCCCGCCACCTTCTGCCCAACGAGCTTTACGCGGAGTTCCCCACCGAGCGCAAGAATTTCACCGTCATGGTAACCTCCAAGGGCTGCCCCATGAACTGCCTCTTCTGCGAGGCCAGGCGCACTACATACAACCCGCGTAGCGTGGAAACGGTGCTGAACGAGATAGAGGAATGCGTGAACATTCACGGAATCCGCGAGATCGATTTTTTCGACTACGAGTTTCTGATAGACCGGAAGCGCGCGGAGGGCATTTTCGACGGCATTATCGAGCGGAAGATAGACATTCTCTGGGCCTGCCGGGCCCGGATAGACAGCGTGTCGGAGGAACTGCTTAAAAAAATGAAGGCCGCTGGCTGCGGGCGCATCTACATGGGCCTTGAGGCTGGCGACCAGCAGATGCTGGACCGGGTGAACAAGGGAATAACCCTAGATCAGGTGCGGCACGCGGTCAAATTGACAAAATCCCACGGAATAAAGACCTTAGGCTTTTTCATGACAGGGCTTCCGGGCGAAACGCGAGCCACGGTGGAAAAGACCGTGAAATTCGCCATGAGTCTTGGGCTCGATTACGTGCAGTTTTCCAAGACCACCGCCAAACCTTTGTCACAGCTCTGGTTCGATCTTGTCCAGGAATCCGGCTACGACTACTGGAAGGAATACATTCTTGGAAACGCCGTTGAAGCCCAGCTTCCCCGCCCCTGGACGGCCCTTACCAACGACGAGGTGGACGAGCTTACCCGCATGGCCTACCAGAGGTTCCATTCCAGGCCGTTTTTCCTATTGAAACACGCCCTTGCGGTGAAAAGTTTCGACGAGTTCAGGCGCAAGTTCTTCGCCTGGCTTTCCATGCAGTTCAGCCAGGAGAAGGTCTCCCGGAAAGACGAGCATTTTTCGGCCTACGCGGAAAACGAGCGCAAGAGGGAGAAGTACAAAAAAAAAGGAGGCGAGAAATGA
- a CDS encoding ABC transporter ATP-binding protein, with protein sequence MESPSNDFAVTVDGLEKRFGDFVAVNKVSFSVQKGEIFGFLGPNGAGKSTTIKMLCGILAPTTGTGTVAGFDVFSEAEKIKNHIGYMSQKFSLYEDLTVEENIDFYSGIYRIPKAKKAERKEWVIEMAGLSRHRKSLTSILSGGWKQRLALGCAVIHEPPIIFLDEPTSGVDPVSRRRFWDLIYDLAGKGVTIFVTTHYMDEAEYCDRLGFIYRGELVALGSPETLKGRFTAGDIYDVRTDRPQDAISVAENMDGVREVALFGRGLHVVAAGDKVTAKSLAGGLATAGFKVEAVERITPSLEDVFVSLIEERDARDSGAESA encoded by the coding sequence ATGGAAAGTCCCTCAAACGATTTCGCCGTCACCGTGGACGGCCTTGAAAAGCGCTTCGGTGATTTCGTGGCAGTGAACAAGGTGAGCTTTTCGGTTCAAAAGGGCGAAATCTTTGGGTTTCTGGGCCCCAACGGGGCGGGAAAATCCACCACCATAAAAATGCTCTGCGGCATACTGGCCCCAACCACCGGCACAGGGACGGTTGCTGGGTTCGACGTTTTTTCCGAGGCCGAGAAAATCAAGAACCACATCGGCTACATGAGCCAGAAATTCAGCCTGTACGAGGACCTCACCGTTGAGGAGAACATAGATTTCTACTCCGGCATCTACCGCATTCCCAAGGCTAAAAAAGCGGAGCGCAAGGAATGGGTGATAGAAATGGCCGGTCTTTCGCGCCACCGGAAAAGCCTCACCTCCATTCTTTCGGGCGGCTGGAAACAGCGCCTGGCCCTTGGCTGCGCCGTGATCCACGAGCCGCCCATCATTTTCCTGGACGAGCCAACAAGCGGCGTGGACCCGGTTTCCAGGCGAAGGTTCTGGGATTTGATCTACGATCTGGCGGGAAAGGGGGTCACCATCTTCGTCACCACCCATTACATGGACGAGGCCGAATACTGCGACCGGCTGGGCTTCATCTACAGGGGGGAACTGGTGGCCTTGGGCTCCCCGGAAACGCTGAAGGGCCGCTTCACGGCGGGCGACATTTACGACGTGCGCACCGACCGCCCCCAGGACGCTATTTCGGTGGCTGAAAACATGGACGGAGTGCGGGAGGTAGCCCTTTTCGGCAGGGGCCTTCACGTGGTGGCTGCCGGGGATAAGGTAACGGCGAAATCCCTGGCGGGCGGTCTCGCTACGGCGGGGTTTAAAGTGGAAGCCGTGGAAAGGATCACGCCCTCCCTGGAAGACGTGTTCGTGTCCCTTATCGAGGAGCGCGACGCCAGGGACTCCGGGGCGGAAAGCGCGTGA
- a CDS encoding carbamoyltransferase yields the protein MNILGISCFYHDSAAALVSDGKIIAAAQEERFTRKKHDPGFPVNAVKYCLAEGGINVSELNYVVFYDKPFLTFERLLMTYLETAPRGLRSFLKAMTVWLSRNLHVKKEIKREIGYEGVVLYTEHHESHAASAFYPSPFESAAILTVDGVGEWATASYGTGVGKDINLLAELHFPDSVGLLYSAFTYFTGFKINSGEYKLMGLAPYGEPVYKDLILRNLVDVKPDGSMRLNLDYFDFPGGLTMTNARFDALFGGPPRKPESPITKREMDIAASIQAVTEEIISKMAVHVHRETGQKNLCMAGGVALNCVANGKILKNGPFEKIWIQPAAGDAGGALGAALSVWHRYLGKDRPGPFGRDRQQASRLGPSFGAGRIEEFLSLNKYPYVALSPENRARAIAEKIAEGKIVGHFCGRMEFGPRALGGRSILGDPRSPDTQRVMNLKIKYRESFRPFAPSVMAERTGDYFDLSCESPYMLLVARVKDELCIPCSGGPSENMLERVNEKRSSIPAVTHLDYSARVQSVNADDSPEYHAVLKAFEDITGCAVLVNTSFNVRGEPIVCTPEDAYRCFMRTEMDVLVLENAMLFKEDQPEWAEKGDWRNEFSPD from the coding sequence ATGAACATACTGGGTATCTCCTGTTTTTATCACGATTCGGCGGCGGCCCTTGTAAGCGACGGCAAAATAATCGCCGCCGCCCAGGAGGAGCGCTTTACCCGCAAAAAGCACGACCCCGGTTTTCCGGTGAACGCGGTGAAATATTGCCTGGCAGAGGGCGGGATAAACGTAAGCGAACTCAATTACGTGGTCTTTTACGATAAGCCTTTTCTCACCTTCGAGCGGCTTTTGATGACCTACCTGGAAACCGCGCCAAGGGGACTTCGCTCATTTCTGAAGGCAATGACGGTCTGGCTTTCCCGCAACCTCCACGTGAAAAAGGAGATCAAAAGGGAAATCGGCTACGAGGGGGTCGTGCTCTACACCGAGCATCACGAGAGCCACGCGGCCTCGGCCTTTTACCCCTCGCCCTTTGAATCTGCGGCCATACTCACGGTGGACGGAGTGGGAGAGTGGGCCACGGCAAGCTACGGGACGGGTGTCGGGAAAGACATCAACCTTCTTGCCGAGCTTCATTTTCCCGACTCGGTGGGCCTTCTGTATTCCGCGTTCACCTATTTCACAGGGTTCAAGATCAACTCCGGCGAATACAAGCTCATGGGCCTGGCTCCCTACGGCGAGCCGGTATACAAAGACCTGATTCTTCGGAACCTGGTGGACGTAAAGCCGGATGGCTCCATGCGCCTGAATCTTGACTACTTCGATTTTCCTGGCGGGCTCACCATGACCAACGCCCGTTTTGACGCCCTGTTCGGCGGCCCTCCCCGAAAACCCGAATCGCCCATCACGAAAAGGGAGATGGACATAGCCGCCAGCATCCAGGCGGTCACCGAGGAGATCATCTCAAAGATGGCCGTTCACGTGCACAGGGAAACCGGGCAAAAAAATCTGTGCATGGCAGGCGGCGTGGCCTTAAACTGCGTGGCCAACGGAAAAATACTGAAAAACGGGCCGTTCGAGAAAATCTGGATACAGCCAGCGGCGGGCGACGCAGGAGGGGCCCTGGGCGCGGCCCTTTCGGTGTGGCACCGCTATCTTGGCAAGGACCGGCCCGGCCCCTTCGGGCGCGACCGCCAGCAGGCGTCAAGGCTTGGGCCATCATTCGGCGCAGGCCGCATCGAGGAGTTTCTTTCCCTCAACAAGTATCCTTACGTGGCGCTTTCGCCTGAAAACAGGGCGCGGGCCATAGCGGAAAAAATCGCCGAAGGAAAGATAGTTGGGCATTTTTGCGGGCGCATGGAGTTTGGCCCGCGAGCCCTTGGCGGGCGCAGTATTTTGGGAGACCCAAGGAGCCCGGACACCCAGCGGGTGATGAATCTCAAGATCAAATACAGGGAGAGTTTCCGGCCCTTTGCGCCCTCCGTCATGGCGGAGCGCACCGGCGATTACTTCGACCTTTCCTGCGAAAGCCCTTACATGCTCCTGGTGGCCAGGGTGAAAGACGAGCTGTGCATTCCGTGCTCGGGCGGCCCAAGCGAAAATATGCTGGAGCGGGTCAACGAGAAGCGCTCCAGCATTCCCGCAGTAACGCATCTTGACTACTCGGCCAGGGTCCAGTCCGTGAACGCCGATGACTCCCCCGAATACCATGCGGTGTTGAAAGCCTTCGAGGATATCACCGGCTGCGCGGTTCTTGTGAATACGAGTTTCAACGTGCGGGGCGAGCCCATAGTGTGCACGCCCGAAGACGCCTACCGCTGCTTCATGAGAACCGAAATGGACGTTCTGGTGCTTGAAAACGCCATGCTCTTCAAGGAGGATCAACCGGAATGGGCCGAGAAAGGCGACTGGCGAAATGAATTTTCACCCGACTGA
- a CDS encoding radical SAM protein: MNITLVYRGRYLVRQALELETLAALIRGAGHGVSLVYDPDLFGVTDNVLQFPALARRLSSPERIARKILARKPDAVLFSVLPATFGALSETARLVKAKSGVPIIFLGLFPSLAAEEVMKVEAVDLVMEGEAEPALPPLLDVIAKGGFGDSARMEAVTNLLFRCGGGLFRTEKAPPVDLDSLPPPDKNLFSPYVSQKSSYAAMVSRGCPFSCSFCEETCMKALYGPGYFRRKSVESVMEELLAGKRESGFKEVIFKDSYLTGDEAWLSSLMGRFKNEIGVPFKCFATITGFDDKTARLLKQGGCYCVEFGLQTWNEGIRKNVLNRRETNIDARMVFEICSKIGLAYDIDHMFGLPGETEADHRKGLEEYRKLRGVNRVKVHSLVYLPKAPISAHAPESIALAGAGQGGPCDFYDPASLPENQRALVRGWAALYKLLPLLPEGLAGRLSLRPLVPGRIPRPAMAAFMGLAALKTGDLRFLVYLKNYPALILKVLAERLGNA; the protein is encoded by the coding sequence ATGAACATCACCCTGGTCTATCGCGGGCGCTACCTTGTGAGGCAGGCGCTGGAGCTGGAAACCCTGGCCGCCCTCATTCGGGGTGCGGGGCATGGGGTGAGCCTCGTTTACGACCCCGACCTTTTCGGCGTCACAGACAACGTTCTCCAGTTTCCAGCCCTTGCGCGGCGTCTTTCTTCTCCAGAAAGAATCGCCCGGAAAATTCTGGCCCGAAAGCCCGATGCGGTTCTCTTTTCGGTTCTTCCCGCAACCTTCGGCGCTCTTTCCGAAACCGCACGGCTGGTGAAGGCGAAATCCGGCGTCCCCATCATTTTTCTGGGCCTTTTTCCGAGCCTTGCGGCGGAAGAGGTGATGAAGGTTGAGGCGGTTGACCTCGTGATGGAGGGCGAAGCGGAACCGGCGCTACCTCCGCTTCTGGATGTCATCGCAAAAGGCGGATTCGGCGATTCCGCCCGGATGGAGGCCGTTACCAACCTCCTTTTTCGTTGCGGCGGCGGGCTTTTCCGCACCGAAAAAGCGCCGCCCGTTGACCTTGATTCCCTGCCTCCGCCCGACAAGAATCTCTTTTCGCCTTACGTTTCCCAAAAATCCAGCTACGCCGCCATGGTGAGCAGGGGCTGCCCTTTTTCGTGCTCCTTTTGCGAGGAAACCTGCATGAAGGCCCTTTACGGGCCGGGCTATTTCCGCAGGAAAAGCGTGGAATCGGTGATGGAGGAACTTCTTGCAGGAAAACGCGAATCCGGTTTCAAAGAGGTCATTTTCAAGGACTCGTATCTAACCGGCGACGAGGCCTGGCTGTCATCGCTCATGGGGCGCTTCAAAAATGAAATCGGGGTTCCGTTCAAGTGCTTTGCCACCATTACCGGGTTCGACGATAAGACGGCGCGGCTTCTGAAGCAGGGCGGCTGCTACTGCGTGGAGTTCGGGCTCCAGACCTGGAACGAGGGCATAAGGAAAAACGTTTTAAACCGCCGGGAAACAAACATTGACGCCCGCATGGTTTTCGAAATCTGCTCTAAAATAGGGCTGGCCTATGACATCGACCACATGTTCGGCCTTCCGGGCGAAACCGAGGCCGATCACCGGAAAGGCTTAGAGGAATACCGGAAATTGAGGGGCGTAAACCGGGTCAAGGTGCATTCTCTCGTGTATCTTCCCAAGGCCCCGATATCTGCCCACGCGCCGGAATCGATCGCTCTGGCGGGAGCGGGGCAGGGCGGGCCTTGCGATTTCTACGATCCGGCAAGCCTGCCCGAAAACCAGCGCGCCCTGGTTCGGGGATGGGCCGCGTTGTACAAGCTATTGCCCCTCCTGCCGGAAGGCCTTGCCGGGCGGCTGTCGTTGCGTCCGCTTGTTCCGGGCAGAATCCCCAGGCCCGCGATGGCCGCCTTTATGGGGCTTGCGGCTCTCAAAACCGGCGACCTGCGATTTCTGGTCTATCTGAAAAACTATCCCGCGCTGATTTTGAAGGTTCTGGCCGAAAGGCTCGGCAATGCGTAA
- a CDS encoding PLDc N-terminal domain-containing protein, translating to MNATLIILGLAVVFVMLTFVSILDAARRDFAEPYMKALWILISAIPVLGFIAWFSLGRKKSLPPSARTVPPE from the coding sequence ATGAACGCAACCCTTATAATCCTTGGCCTGGCAGTCGTATTTGTCATGCTTACCTTTGTTTCCATTCTGGACGCCGCCCGCCGGGACTTTGCCGAGCCCTACATGAAGGCCCTGTGGATACTGATATCAGCCATACCGGTTTTGGGCTTCATCGCCTGGTTTTCCCTTGGCCGGAAAAAATCCCTGCCCCCTTCCGCCAGGACTGTTCCGCCCGAATAA
- a CDS encoding HlyD family efflux transporter periplasmic adaptor subunit, producing the protein MKKKKLLPLIPLVLIAGFLLYRSLGGEKITPGAVLVSGNIEVIQVELGFKIPGRLSERPASEGASIAKGDVVALLDDSDLQQDLAAQSASLKLAQAALAELTAGTRPEEIARARAAVKRSEAALADLEAGSRPQEIAAARARVDQAQAAETYAKKEHDRVKSLAESRIVAQRDYDQAKSAWVQAEEALNVARQSLKLAQEGARKDQVGQARAAVSETREGLRLAENGPRKETIAQASARVEQAEAAVALSKTRLSYATLLSPLSGVILSENAEPGEYLSAGTPVVTVAGLEKVYLRAYIAETDLGRVKVGQKVKVTADTYPGKVYQGRISFIASEAEFTPKNVQTQKERVKLVYRVKITLDNPKMELKPGMPADAEILTGKEE; encoded by the coding sequence ATGAAAAAGAAGAAGCTGCTCCCCCTCATCCCCTTGGTCCTCATCGCCGGTTTTCTCCTCTACCGCTCCCTGGGCGGGGAAAAAATCACTCCCGGCGCCGTGCTGGTTTCCGGCAACATAGAGGTCATCCAGGTAGAGCTTGGGTTCAAGATTCCGGGCCGCCTTTCGGAGCGCCCGGCCTCCGAAGGGGCATCCATTGCCAAAGGCGACGTGGTGGCGCTTCTGGATGATTCCGACCTTCAACAGGACCTTGCGGCTCAATCGGCCTCCCTAAAGCTCGCCCAGGCCGCCCTGGCCGAGTTGACTGCGGGAACGAGGCCGGAGGAGATCGCGCGCGCGCGGGCCGCTGTGAAACGCTCGGAAGCTGCCCTGGCCGATCTCGAAGCCGGGTCGCGCCCCCAGGAGATAGCCGCTGCAAGGGCAAGGGTTGATCAGGCCCAGGCCGCCGAAACCTACGCCAAAAAGGAACACGACCGGGTAAAAAGCCTTGCCGAAAGCCGGATAGTGGCCCAGCGCGACTACGATCAGGCAAAATCCGCCTGGGTCCAGGCTGAGGAAGCCTTGAACGTGGCCCGTCAGTCACTGAAACTGGCCCAGGAGGGCGCGCGCAAGGATCAGGTTGGCCAGGCCCGCGCGGCGGTGTCCGAAACGCGAGAGGGCTTGCGGCTCGCGGAAAACGGCCCGCGCAAGGAAACCATAGCCCAGGCTTCCGCCAGGGTGGAACAGGCCGAGGCGGCTGTTGCGCTTTCCAAAACGCGGCTTTCGTACGCCACCCTTTTATCCCCTCTTTCGGGCGTCATCCTGTCTGAAAACGCCGAGCCGGGCGAGTATCTTTCAGCGGGAACCCCGGTGGTCACGGTGGCCGGCCTGGAAAAGGTCTATCTTCGCGCCTACATAGCGGAAACCGACTTAGGCCGCGTGAAGGTGGGCCAGAAGGTGAAAGTCACTGCGGACACCTATCCGGGCAAGGTCTACCAGGGCAGGATTTCCTTCATCGCCTCCGAGGCCGAGTTCACCCCGAAGAACGTGCAGACCCAAAAGGAACGCGTGAAACTGGTCTATAGGGTTAAAATCACCCTCGATAACCCGAAAATGGAGTTGAAGCCCGGAATGCCAGCCGACGCCGAGATACTCACCGGCAAGGAAGAATGA
- a CDS encoding SGNH/GDSL hydrolase family protein yields the protein MKKNYRLRKILFALAAAGAGFLVLGLLMEMVLAAGLFDGRSSPSPVYIPKKFKAMDFAINRDNHLIAKNNPHYFNDIPRNLSKPEKTLRIAVIGDSFIFGDGAPYDTIWSHKLERIISNNYENVEVVSWGRNGWSTQDELNFLAAQGFQYKPDVVVVGCFSNDLASYFHADLRFFWQGGRVENFVKTFFPRSVDFFNSYLKRFYEVSIDSRYDYASALSALYTAENLDRFEKTVKAMKRLSDQNSAALVFVLTPDSPSSENREFLGKLGDIFLKSAVTCLDLFPAVDAKFSETNPRTLWANPANRHPGDLLTQLFADEVFRFLKKNHFLAGAKKGKRHYADGREALSKPPASDTRPLDFIEKTGKSGVSLLLTADLVAASQSRGVSGVHLYENDKALGRVYEAGEAANGAGLFCVSGLNLIFSSSDRSDPLTNGRVYSLSFPEKRFSLFIHIRDKPEALRLVQGRLQYEGRDPALVQKAEALAAEVAASARSN from the coding sequence ATGAAAAAAAATTACCGCTTGCGGAAAATACTGTTTGCCCTTGCCGCTGCCGGGGCGGGATTCCTGGTGCTTGGCCTTCTTATGGAAATGGTGCTGGCGGCTGGGCTTTTCGACGGGCGCTCATCTCCGAGCCCGGTGTACATTCCCAAAAAATTCAAGGCCATGGATTTTGCCATCAACCGCGACAACCACCTCATAGCCAAAAACAATCCCCATTATTTCAACGATATTCCAAGAAACCTGTCTAAGCCCGAAAAAACCCTTCGCATAGCGGTCATCGGCGATTCCTTCATTTTCGGCGACGGCGCGCCCTACGACACCATCTGGAGCCACAAGCTGGAGCGCATCATCTCGAACAACTACGAAAACGTCGAGGTCGTAAGCTGGGGCCGGAACGGCTGGAGCACCCAGGATGAATTGAATTTTCTCGCAGCCCAGGGTTTTCAGTACAAGCCGGACGTTGTTGTGGTGGGATGCTTTTCCAATGACCTTGCAAGCTATTTTCACGCCGATCTTCGGTTTTTCTGGCAGGGCGGGCGGGTTGAAAATTTCGTCAAAACTTTCTTTCCCAGGAGCGTCGATTTTTTCAACAGCTATCTCAAGCGCTTTTACGAGGTAAGCATAGACAGCCGCTATGATTACGCTTCGGCCCTTTCCGCCCTGTACACCGCCGAAAACCTGGACCGTTTCGAGAAAACGGTAAAGGCCATGAAGCGCCTTAGCGACCAGAACAGCGCGGCCCTGGTTTTCGTGCTTACTCCTGATTCGCCATCCTCCGAAAACAGGGAGTTTCTGGGAAAGCTCGGAGACATCTTCCTGAAATCTGCGGTCACGTGCCTTGATCTTTTTCCGGCGGTGGACGCCAAATTTTCCGAAACCAATCCGAGGACCCTTTGGGCCAACCCGGCCAACCGCCATCCGGGTGACCTTCTTACCCAGCTTTTCGCGGACGAGGTCTTTCGCTTTTTGAAAAAGAACCACTTTCTGGCAGGGGCAAAAAAGGGTAAAAGGCATTACGCGGACGGCAGGGAGGCGCTTTCAAAACCGCCGGCCTCGGACACGCGGCCCCTGGACTTTATCGAAAAAACGGGAAAATCCGGCGTCTCGCTCCTTTTAACCGCCGACCTTGTGGCGGCTTCCCAGAGCAGAGGGGTTTCCGGCGTGCATCTCTATGAAAACGACAAGGCCCTTGGCCGGGTGTATGAAGCCGGGGAAGCCGCCAACGGAGCCGGGCTTTTCTGCGTGTCGGGCTTGAACCTCATTTTTTCCTCATCCGACCGTTCAGACCCCCTCACCAACGGAAGGGTCTACAGCCTGTCGTTTCCCGAAAAACGGTTTTCCCTTTTTATCCACATAAGGGACAAGCCGGAGGCCCTGCGCCTTGTCCAGGGGCGGCTTCAATACGAAGGCCGGGACCCCGCCCTCGTACAAAAAGCAGAAGCCCTGGCAGCCGAAGTGGCCGCGTCCGCCCGTTCAAACTGA